One window of the Puntigrus tetrazona isolate hp1 chromosome 13, ASM1883169v1, whole genome shotgun sequence genome contains the following:
- the zbtb8os gene encoding protein archease isoform X2 — MGMFGYMTDTETVEPIDTMEVESEGDDMESLLFHFLDDWLFKFSADVFFIPREVKVLSIDRMRYRIRSIGWGEEFSVNKHPQGTEVKAITYSAMQVHETEKPEIFVIIDI, encoded by the exons ATGGGGATGTTTGGTTACATGACGGACACGGAAACTGTTGAACCCATTGACACTATGGAAGTAGAATCAGAAG GGGATGATATGGAGTCGCTCCTTTTTCACTTCTTGGATGACTGGCTCTTTAAATTCAGCGCTGACGTCTTCTTCATTCCCAGG GAAGTGAAGGTCTTGAGCATAGACCGAATGCGCTACAGAATCCGCTCCATAGG gtgGGGTGAAGAGTTCAGCGTAAATAAACATCCGCAG GGAACAGAAGTGAAAGCAATCACTTACTCTGCTATGCAAGTACATGAAACGGAAAAACCAGAGATCTTTGTCAtcattgatatttaa
- the LOC122356377 gene encoding CD276 antigen homolog, with amino-acid sequence MLRRVLLLWILLSRADSFSVTVPSAPIHVVRGDTAFLPCEYEPASDVSNLVITWQRQEDSKVVHSFYYGKDQLDRQSPDYSGRTKLNHEELVKGNASLSIANLGLKDAGKYMCIVSNTKGTDRGELQLIYEAFYSEPRLSILLGSTNVTVRYETEGYPKPEVMWLGSEGQNLSDNLEVENAPDGGLYFLKSSYIAQSPFSVTFTLKNPAAPQKLQRHVNFSYDGNTSSRTSVVVLSVLCVFLLCSTGLLLWLHCRNHKK; translated from the exons ACTCCTTTAGCGTCACGGTACCCTCTGCTCCTATACATGTTGTCCGCGGAGATACAGCGTTCCTCCCATGCGAATATGAACCAGCCTCTGACGTTTCTAATTTGGTGATCACATGGCAACGGCAGGAAGACTCAAAAGTGGTCCACAGCTTCTACTACGGGAAAGACCAGCTCGATCGACAAAGCCCCGATTATTCAGGCCGGACAAAGTTAAATCACGAGGAACTTGTTAAAGGAAACGCATCCCTGAGTATAGCCAATCTTGGACTGAAGGATGCAGGGAAATACATGTGCATAGTGAGCAACACCAAGGGAACGGACAGAGGAGAGTTGCAATTGATTTACGAGG CTTTTTATTCCGAGCCGAGGTTAAGCATCCTTCTCGGTTCCACCAATGTGACTGTCCGCTATGAGACGGAGGGCTACCCGAAGCCAGAGGTCATGTGGCTGGGCTCAGAAGGTCAGAACCTCTCTGACAACCTGGAGGTTGAGAATGCACCAGATGGAGGATTGTACTTCTTAAAAAGCAGCTACATAGCCCAGAGTccattcagtgtcacatttacTCTAAAAAACCCTGCTGCGCCACAGAAGCTGCAAAGGCACGTTAACTTCAGCTACG atgGGAACACGAGCTCCAGAACATCTGTGGTGGTTCtgtctgtgttgtgtgttttcCTCCTGTGCTCCACGGGTCTGCTGCTATGGTTACACTGTCGTAACCATAAGAAATGA
- the zbtb8os gene encoding protein archease isoform X1: protein MNAGAKVQSFCLHAICLAQFRGNNKYRALQIDQNKTMDDRELDLTEAQKAIKSKYPPITKKYEYLDHTADVQIHSWGDSLEEAFEQCAMGMFGYMTDTETVEPIDTMEVESEGDDMESLLFHFLDDWLFKFSADVFFIPREVKVLSIDRMRYRIRSIGWGEEFSVNKHPQGTEVKAITYSAMQVHETEKPEIFVIIDI from the exons atgaatgcagGAGCCAAAGTTCAAAGTTTCTGCCTTCACGCTATATGTCTAGCACAGTTTCGCGGAAATAACAAGTACAGGGCATTACAAATAGATCAGAACAAAACAATGGACGACCGCGAGCTTGATCTCACAGAAGCGCAAAAAGCCATCAAATCAAAGTATCCTCCCATCACCAAGAAATACGAGT ATCTTGATCACACCGCAGACGTCCA gATTCATTCATGGGGTGATTCTTTGGAAGAAGCTTTTGAACAGTGTGCAATGGGGATGTTTGGTTACATGACGGACACGGAAACTGTTGAACCCATTGACACTATGGAAGTAGAATCAGAAG GGGATGATATGGAGTCGCTCCTTTTTCACTTCTTGGATGACTGGCTCTTTAAATTCAGCGCTGACGTCTTCTTCATTCCCAGG GAAGTGAAGGTCTTGAGCATAGACCGAATGCGCTACAGAATCCGCTCCATAGG gtgGGGTGAAGAGTTCAGCGTAAATAAACATCCGCAG GGAACAGAAGTGAAAGCAATCACTTACTCTGCTATGCAAGTACATGAAACGGAAAAACCAGAGATCTTTGTCAtcattgatatttaa